The DNA window GCGGTTCGACGAGCGTGTCGCGGACCTGACCGCGCGGCTCGACGTCGCCACGCCGTCTCCGGATGGGGGCGATGACGAGTGGCCCGACGACCCGCTGCGCCTCATCTTCACCTGCTGCCATCCGGAGCTCCCTCCAGACGCGCAGATTGCCCTCACGCTGCGCGAGGTCTGTGGACTGACCACGGAGGAGATTGCCCACGCGTTCCTGGTCGGTGCGTCCACCATCGCCCAGCGCATCGTTCGGGCAAAGGCGCGGATTCGGGAGGCGCGGATTCCCTATGAGGTGCCGCCGCTGGAGGACTTGCAGGACCGCCTCGACACGGTGCTGCGAGTCATCTACCTGGTCTTCAACGAGGGGTACCTCGCCTCGTCGGGGCCCGCGCTCCTGCGCGCGGACCTGTCGAGCGAGGCGCTCCGCCTGGGCCGGTTTCTCGTGGAGCTGCTGCCGGAGCCCGAGGCCCTGGGCCTGCTGGCGCTGATGCTGCTGACGGAGGCCCGCCGCGAGGCGCGCATGTCGAGCGACGGCGACCTCATCCTGCTCGAGGACCAGGACCGCGCGAAGTGGAACGCGGCCTTCATCGCCGAGGGCAGCGCGCTGGCGGAGCGTGCGTTGCGCTCACGGCGGTTCGGCCCGTACACGCTCCAGGCCGCCATCGCCGCGGTCCACTCGGAGGCGCGGGAGGCGGGGCGGACGGACTGGCCCCAGATTGTCGGGCTCTATGACGTGCTCCTGCGCGCGGAGCCCTCTCCGGTGGTCGAGCTCAACCGCGCGCTGGCGGTGGCCATGCGGGATGGCCCGGAGGCGGGCCTCGCGCTGGTGGACGGGCTGCTGGCGCGGGGGGCGCTGACGGACTATCGCCTCGTGCACTCGGCCCGCGCGGACCTGTACCGGAGGCTGGGGCGGAGCGCGGAGGCTCGGGCCTCCTACGAACGGGCGCTCGCGCTCACGCGACAGGACGCGGAGCGGCGATTGCTCCAGCGGCGGATGGATGCCCTGGGGCGAGGTTGACGAGTCCCGCTCGCTCGTCTACGTGACGAGGCCGGGTGGTCCTGCTCCCGGAAGAGGTCTTGGGTGGCGCGTCGGTCTTCCACAGCAGCCCTGGCTTCGCCGCCGTCCGTCGAGGACTTCCCCGCGACGCGCTACCAGGGCAGCAAGCTGAAGCTCCTGGGCTGGCTGTGGGCGCAGCTCGAGCCCTTGAAGTTCGACTCGGTGGTCGACCTCTTCGGTGGCACGGGCTCGGTCTCCTATCTCTTCAAGGTCCACGGCAAGCAGGTCCACTACAACGACTGCCTCCGCTCGAATCACTTCATCGGCCGGGCGCTCATCGAGAACCCCTCCACGCGCTTGGAGGGTGACGACGTGGCGGCCCTGGTGGCTCCGAAGGCGCGGAGCTATTCGGACTTCATCGCGCGGACCTTCGCGGACATCTACTACCCGGAGGAGGAGAATCGGCTCCTCGATGTGATGGCGCAGAACCTCGCGGCCATGCCGGACGGGTACAAG is part of the Myxococcus landrumus genome and encodes:
- a CDS encoding RNA polymerase sigma factor; translation: MSDEAGEALRRKLDEVYRADSRRVLATLIRLLGDFELAEEALAEAFIAAAQRWPREGVPASPRAWLVSAGRFRAIDRLRQRARFDERVADLTARLDVATPSPDGGDDEWPDDPLRLIFTCCHPELPPDAQIALTLREVCGLTTEEIAHAFLVGASTIAQRIVRAKARIREARIPYEVPPLEDLQDRLDTVLRVIYLVFNEGYLASSGPALLRADLSSEALRLGRFLVELLPEPEALGLLALMLLTEARREARMSSDGDLILLEDQDRAKWNAAFIAEGSALAERALRSRRFGPYTLQAAIAAVHSEAREAGRTDWPQIVGLYDVLLRAEPSPVVELNRALAVAMRDGPEAGLALVDGLLARGALTDYRLVHSARADLYRRLGRSAEARASYERALALTRQDAERRLLQRRMDALGRG